One region of Pseudostreptobacillus hongkongensis genomic DNA includes:
- the uvrA gene encoding excinuclease ABC subunit UvrA produces MEYIKIRGAREHNLKNFDIDIPKNKFVVITGVSGSGKSSLAFETIYSEGQRRYVESLSAYARQFIGQMKKPELDSIEGLSPAISIEQKSVSKNPRSTVGTMTEIYDYMRLLWGHIGHAHCPICKSEVKKQSIEEITNEILSKCNEKDKLIFLAPLVSDKKGTFKNLFTNLSRQGYLRVRVDGNILELDDEIELDKNKRHNIELITDRIVFKKENESRINEAITNAIKNGEGNLIVNINDKDYKFSENFVCTNHPDVSFPEINPRLFSFNAPFGACPDCNGLGSSFEVNKEAFIVNPDISIEEGGMSIVGGASKNSWTWRLFIAFLDGVGIDKNKLVKDLTKKELDLIYNGSDKEFPFEINTREYQFSGYKKFEGLIAHTKRRHKDSMSDSLKEEIENKYMIDTECSTCKGKRLNDTVLSITINDKSIIDVTNMSIVESLKYFNNLVLTDKESQIAEEILKEIRDRLSFLTNVGLEYLSLSRMTKTLSGGESQRIRLATQIGSRLTGVIYVLDEPSIGLHQRDNDKLLATLKELKDLGNTLIVVEHDEDTMLESDYLIDIGIGAGKFGGSIIAKGTPKEVMKSKESLTAKYLNKEIEIKPKDKLRESKDYLCVKGCCGNNLKNVDLKIPLGIFTVVTGVSGSGKSSLINQTLYPILHNHLNERTMFPLEYKKVEGLDKVSKVINIDQSPIGRTPRSNTATYTKIFDDIRGIFAETNDAKIHGFDKGRFSFNVKGGRCEMCSGAGINKIEMNFLPDVYVECELCKGKRYNKETLQVKYKGKNIAEVLDMSVIDAYEFFEAIPSLKRKLQTLIDVGMDYISLGQPATTLSGGEAQRIKLATELSKVTKEGTMYILDEPTTGLHFEDVRKLLLVLDRLVKNGNSVVVIEHNLDVIKTADHIIDIGPEGGDKGGKIVVEGTPKEVAKSKKSHTAKFLRKYIK; encoded by the coding sequence ATGGAATATATAAAAATAAGAGGAGCTAGGGAGCATAATCTTAAAAATTTTGATATAGATATACCTAAGAATAAATTTGTTGTAATAACTGGTGTTAGTGGTAGTGGTAAATCATCACTTGCATTTGAAACTATTTACTCAGAAGGACAAAGAAGATATGTAGAGAGTCTATCAGCGTATGCAAGACAATTTATAGGACAAATGAAAAAACCTGAACTTGATAGTATAGAGGGATTATCTCCAGCTATTTCTATAGAGCAGAAATCTGTTTCAAAAAATCCTAGATCCACTGTTGGTACAATGACTGAAATCTATGATTATATGAGACTTTTATGGGGACATATAGGACATGCACATTGCCCTATATGTAAAAGTGAGGTAAAAAAACAGAGTATAGAAGAAATAACTAATGAAATACTATCTAAATGTAATGAAAAAGATAAACTTATTTTCCTTGCACCTCTTGTAAGTGATAAAAAAGGGACTTTTAAAAATTTATTTACCAATTTATCAAGACAAGGATATCTAAGGGTAAGAGTAGATGGCAATATATTAGAGTTAGATGATGAAATAGAATTAGATAAAAATAAAAGACATAATATAGAACTTATAACAGATAGAATAGTATTTAAAAAAGAAAATGAATCAAGAATAAATGAAGCAATTACAAATGCTATTAAAAATGGTGAAGGTAATTTAATTGTTAATATTAATGATAAAGATTATAAATTTAGCGAAAATTTTGTATGTACTAATCATCCAGATGTTTCTTTTCCAGAAATAAATCCAAGATTATTTTCATTTAATGCACCATTTGGAGCATGTCCTGATTGTAATGGACTTGGTTCATCATTTGAAGTAAATAAAGAAGCATTTATAGTTAATCCAGATATAAGTATAGAAGAAGGTGGTATGAGTATAGTTGGAGGAGCGAGTAAAAATTCTTGGACTTGGAGATTATTTATAGCATTCCTTGATGGTGTTGGCATAGATAAGAATAAACTTGTAAAAGATCTAACTAAAAAAGAACTAGATTTAATATATAATGGATCGGATAAAGAATTTCCATTTGAAATAAATACTAGAGAATATCAATTTTCTGGATATAAAAAATTTGAGGGATTAATTGCACATACTAAAAGACGTCATAAAGATTCAATGAGTGATTCTTTAAAAGAAGAAATAGAAAATAAATATATGATTGATACAGAATGTAGTACATGTAAGGGTAAAAGATTAAATGATACAGTACTTTCTATAACAATTAATGATAAGAGTATAATTGATGTTACTAATATGAGTATAGTAGAATCTTTAAAATATTTTAATAATTTGGTTCTTACAGATAAGGAATCTCAAATTGCAGAAGAAATATTAAAGGAAATAAGGGATAGACTATCATTTTTAACTAATGTTGGACTTGAATATTTATCTCTTTCAAGAATGACTAAAACATTATCTGGAGGAGAATCTCAAAGAATAAGACTTGCAACACAGATAGGTTCAAGATTAACAGGAGTAATATATGTTCTTGATGAACCCAGTATAGGACTTCATCAAAGAGATAATGATAAATTACTTGCAACTCTTAAGGAACTTAAAGATCTAGGTAATACTCTTATAGTTGTTGAACATGATGAAGATACTATGCTTGAATCAGATTATTTAATAGATATAGGTATAGGTGCTGGGAAGTTTGGAGGTAGTATAATAGCTAAAGGAACTCCAAAAGAAGTTATGAAATCTAAAGAATCTTTAACAGCAAAATATTTAAATAAAGAAATAGAGATTAAACCTAAAGATAAATTACGTGAAAGTAAAGATTATTTATGTGTTAAAGGTTGCTGTGGAAATAATTTAAAAAATGTTGATTTAAAAATACCTTTAGGTATATTTACAGTAGTAACCGGTGTTAGTGGTTCGGGTAAATCTAGCTTAATAAATCAAACTCTATATCCTATACTACATAATCATTTAAATGAGAGAACTATGTTTCCTTTAGAATATAAAAAGGTAGAAGGACTAGATAAGGTATCTAAAGTAATAAATATAGATCAAAGTCCAATAGGTAGAACACCACGTTCAAATACAGCCACATATACTAAGATATTTGATGATATTAGAGGTATATTTGCAGAAACTAATGATGCTAAGATACATGGATTTGATAAAGGAAGATTTTCATTTAACGTTAAAGGCGGAAGATGTGAAATGTGTAGTGGTGCTGGTATAAATAAAATAGAAATGAATTTTTTACCAGATGTTTATGTGGAATGTGAATTATGTAAAGGTAAGAGATATAATAAGGAAACATTACAAGTTAAATATAAGGGTAAAAATATAGCAGAAGTTTTAGATATGAGTGTTATAGATGCTTATGAATTTTTTGAAGCAATACCTAGCTTAAAAAGAAAATTACAAACTCTTATAGATGTAGGTATGGACTATATTTCACTTGGTCAACCAGCTACAACTTTATCAGGTGGTGAAGCACAAAGAATTAAACTTGCAACGGAACTTTCTAAAGTTACTAAAGAGGGAACTATGTATATTTTAGATGAACCAACAACAGGATTACATTTTGAAGATGTTAGAAAACTATTATTGGTACTTGATAGATTAGTGAAAAATGGTAATAGTGTTGTTGTTATTGAACATAATTTAGATGTTATCAAAACAGCAGATCATATTATCGATATAGGGCCTGAAGGTGGAGATAAAGGTGGAAAAATTGTTGTAGAAGGTACACCAAAAGAAGTTGCAAAAAGTAAAAAATCACATACAGCAAAATTTTTAAGAAAATATATTAAGTAG
- a CDS encoding DMT family transporter — translation MIKLKNLGWILVVIGAMMWGVDGVLFTPRYFTYGLFNVVLIVFMAHLIPTLIMSVTNYKEYLNFKNISKSDLFYLLLIALFGGTIGTLSIVQALKLSEYNPYSLVILIQKSQPIFAILSAYIILKEKPGKRFYKVFVIAIISLYFLTFGLSNPFNLEVKSLYACLFSLVAAISFGISTTFGRKVSLNLSASTSTFYRFLLTTIITGVMLILDLGNTIESVTYVRDNKYILVLAVIIAVWGMVAVRIYYNGLIRTSAVYATICELAFPLTSVVLDMFVNANYLDPVRLISGLVLLVTIVYLNLNNEK, via the coding sequence GTGATAAAATTGAAAAATTTAGGATGGATTTTAGTTGTTATAGGGGCAATGATGTGGGGTGTTGATGGTGTGTTATTTACACCAAGATATTTTACTTATGGTTTATTTAATGTGGTATTAATAGTATTTATGGCTCATCTTATACCAACTCTTATAATGAGTGTTACAAATTATAAAGAATACTTAAATTTTAAAAATATTTCAAAAAGTGATTTATTTTATCTATTACTTATAGCTTTATTTGGAGGAACTATAGGAACTTTATCTATAGTTCAGGCATTAAAATTAAGTGAGTATAATCCTTATAGTTTAGTTATATTAATACAAAAATCTCAACCTATATTTGCAATATTATCTGCATATATAATTTTAAAAGAAAAACCAGGTAAAAGATTTTACAAAGTATTTGTAATAGCAATAATTTCATTATACTTTTTAACATTTGGATTGAGTAATCCATTTAATCTTGAAGTTAAATCTTTATATGCTTGTTTATTTTCACTTGTTGCAGCTATAAGTTTTGGGATTTCTACAACATTTGGAAGAAAAGTTTCACTTAATTTATCTGCAAGTACATCAACATTTTATAGATTTTTATTAACAACTATTATAACAGGAGTTATGTTAATATTAGATTTAGGAAATACAATAGAATCAGTTACATATGTACGTGATAATAAATATATATTGGTGCTTGCGGTAATAATCGCTGTTTGGGGAATGGTTGCAGTTAGAATATACTATAATGGTTTAATTAGAACTAGTGCCGTTTATGCCACTATATGTGAATTAGCTTTTCCACTTACATCAGTAGTACTTGATATGTTTGTTAATGCTAATTATTTAGATCCAGTAAGACTTATATCAGGATTAGTTTTACTTGTTACTATAGTATATTTAAATTTAAATAATGAAAAATAA
- the ruvA gene encoding Holliday junction branch migration protein RuvA, with the protein MYEYLEGILTIKNLAYVVIDINGIGFKVNVSLKTYEALNSIGEKEKLYIYNKVSEDDISFFGFKTELEREIFKECLSISGIGAKKAIAILSTFTHNELAGIIASKNAKELSKVPGIGIKKAEKLIIDLTDKLNNLKIDTIGSDDLLEIINNKENLRLALESLGYEKINVSSFITDDEIKEMDMQALIKLALLNINKKKK; encoded by the coding sequence ATGTATGAGTATTTAGAAGGGATTTTAACTATTAAAAATTTAGCTTATGTAGTTATAGATATAAATGGGATAGGCTTTAAAGTAAATGTATCTTTAAAAACTTATGAAGCTTTAAATTCTATAGGTGAAAAAGAAAAATTATATATATATAATAAGGTATCTGAAGATGATATATCATTTTTTGGATTTAAAACTGAACTTGAGAGAGAAATATTTAAAGAATGTTTATCTATAAGTGGGATAGGGGCTAAAAAGGCTATAGCTATACTTTCTACTTTTACTCATAATGAACTTGCTGGAATCATTGCATCAAAGAATGCAAAAGAATTGTCTAAAGTTCCTGGAATAGGAATTAAAAAAGCAGAAAAATTAATTATTGATTTAACAGATAAATTAAATAACCTTAAAATAGATACTATAGGTTCAGATGATTTATTAGAAATAATAAATAATAAAGAAAACTTAAGATTAGCTTTAGAATCTTTAGGATATGAAAAAATTAATGTATCATCATTTATAACAGATGATGAAATAAAAGAAATGGATATGCAAGCATTAATAAAACTTGCATTATTAAATATAAATAAAAAGAAGAAATAG
- the murI gene encoding glutamate racemase encodes MKIGIFDSGIGGVTVLNRVRYKYPDIDIVFFGDTLRLPYGEKTKEQILTYSREIVKFLIDKEVSVILIACNTATSLALDELKNEFNLPIIGTIDPVVDKLISKNYNNVGLIATSSTVNSNKYFEAIKNRNKDINLISKATPLFVPVIEEGITKGPIIDELCNVYIDNMKDKIESLILGCTHYSTIENSISTKYPNIEIVNSSFEIVDELEKYISDRNNKKGKVEFYISGSQDKFRSNIKKIFGIEDANIYGGNINV; translated from the coding sequence ATGAAAATTGGTATTTTTGATTCAGGAATAGGTGGGGTAACTGTTTTAAATAGAGTTAGATATAAATATCCAGATATTGATATAGTATTTTTTGGAGATACATTAAGACTTCCGTATGGTGAGAAGACTAAAGAACAAATTCTTACATATTCTAGAGAAATAGTTAAGTTTTTAATTGATAAGGAAGTAAGTGTAATTTTAATAGCTTGTAATACAGCTACATCTTTAGCTTTAGATGAATTAAAGAATGAATTTAATTTACCTATAATAGGAACTATAGATCCGGTTGTAGATAAATTGATAAGTAAAAATTATAATAATGTTGGACTTATTGCAACAAGTTCTACTGTTAATTCAAATAAATATTTTGAGGCTATAAAAAATAGAAATAAAGATATTAATCTAATTAGTAAAGCAACTCCTTTATTTGTACCAGTTATAGAAGAAGGAATAACAAAAGGTCCGATTATAGATGAACTATGTAATGTATATATTGATAATATGAAAGATAAAATTGAATCTCTAATTTTAGGGTGTACACATTATTCTACTATAGAAAATTCAATATCAACTAAATATCCTAATATAGAAATAGTTAATTCATCATTTGAAATTGTTGATGAGTTAGAAAAATATATTAGTGATAGAAATAATAAAAAAGGTAAAGTAGAATTCTATATTTCAGGAAGTCAAGATAAATTTAGAAGTAATATTAAAAAAATATTTGGTATTGAAGATGCAAATATTTATGGAGGTAATATAAATGTATGA
- a CDS encoding rod shape-determining protein: MKENNFFKRLFRSLRVNKSISIDLGTANILIYDKQENKIVLNEPSVLARDKKTGKVIAVGHEAREMLGKTPDSIEAIKPLKDGVIADLDATREMLSNFMYKIYGSSIFKPEVMICVPLEVTPVERKALFDSVIGAKKIYIIEEGRAAIIGSGIDISKPAGNMVIDIGGGSTDVAILSLDEVIASKSIRIAGNRFDEDIVRYVRNKYNLLIGDRTAEKIKKELATAMIEEIPKTMIIKGRQLDIQTPVSLEINSNEVYEAIKNSLYDIINATKEVLEKSPPELSADILDNGIVMTGGGSMIKDFPALVEKEVKVKVYLSDHPLDSVVLGGGKAFDNKNLLKTLQMREN, from the coding sequence ATGAAAGAAAACAATTTTTTTAAAAGACTCTTTAGATCTTTAAGGGTTAATAAGAGTATTTCTATAGATTTAGGTACAGCGAACATTTTAATTTATGATAAACAAGAAAATAAAATTGTTTTAAATGAACCTTCAGTTTTAGCCCGTGATAAAAAAACAGGTAAAGTTATAGCTGTAGGTCATGAAGCACGTGAAATGTTAGGTAAAACGCCAGATAGTATAGAAGCAATTAAACCTTTAAAAGATGGAGTTATTGCAGATTTAGATGCAACTCGTGAAATGCTTTCAAACTTCATGTATAAAATATATGGTAGCTCAATATTTAAACCAGAAGTTATGATATGTGTACCACTTGAAGTTACTCCAGTTGAAAGAAAGGCACTATTTGATTCAGTTATAGGTGCAAAAAAAATATATATAATTGAAGAAGGAAGAGCTGCAATTATAGGTTCTGGAATAGATATATCAAAACCTGCAGGTAATATGGTTATAGATATAGGTGGAGGTTCAACAGACGTTGCCATATTATCACTTGATGAAGTTATAGCATCAAAATCTATTAGAATAGCTGGAAATAGATTTGATGAAGATATAGTAAGATATGTTAGAAATAAATATAATTTACTTATAGGGGATAGAACAGCTGAAAAAATAAAGAAGGAACTAGCAACAGCTATGATAGAAGAAATTCCTAAAACTATGATAATAAAAGGAAGACAACTTGATATACAAACACCAGTATCATTAGAAATAAATTCAAATGAAGTGTATGAAGCTATTAAAAATTCTTTATATGACATAATAAATGCAACAAAAGAAGTTCTAGAAAAATCACCTCCTGAATTATCAGCAGATATCCTAGATAATGGTATAGTAATGACAGGTGGAGGATCTATGATAAAAGATTTTCCGGCACTTGTAGAAAAAGAAGTTAAAGTAAAAGTTTACTTGTCAGATCATCCATTAGATTCTGTAGTTCTTGGTGGAGGAAAAGCATTTGATAATAAGAACTTATTAAAAACATTACAAATGAGAGAAAATTAA
- the cysS gene encoding cysteine--tRNA ligase produces the protein MKIYNSYTNELEEFKPIKPNNLSIYVCGPTVYNYIHIGNARPIILFDVLARYFKSLGYKINFVQNFTDIDDKIINRSNELNIKFNELSEKYIKAFLEDISNLNILEDVKRPKVSENMPEIIEMIQNLIDEGYAYESMGDVFFEVSKYSEYGKLSNQKIQDLEIGARVEENTNKKNPIDFALWKKMKEGEPYWDSPWSKGRPGWHIECSVMSKKYLGNNFDIHGGGIDLLFPHHENEIAQSRCSCHGENKFANYWMHNGFLEINGEKMSKSLGNYKLLRDILEKYDGSIIRLFMLSTHYRKPINFTLEGLDAAKRTISSIYDTLERYAKLEKDSNSNIEARNAIIEFEEKFKDAIEDDLNTPLAIASIHEFIKKINKLITIDSFKEIDYVVEKIKYYLEEVLGVKMKTNENNKLEEKLIELLNNIREEARKNRNFELSDLIRDELAKLGIKSIDGKVK, from the coding sequence GTGAAAATATATAATAGTTATACTAATGAATTAGAAGAATTTAAACCAATTAAACCAAATAATTTGAGTATATATGTTTGTGGACCAACTGTATATAACTATATCCATATAGGTAATGCAAGACCTATAATTTTATTTGATGTACTAGCTAGATATTTTAAATCACTAGGTTATAAAATAAATTTTGTTCAAAATTTTACTGATATTGATGATAAAATAATTAATAGAAGTAATGAGTTAAATATTAAATTTAATGAATTATCTGAAAAATATATAAAGGCATTTTTAGAAGATATTTCTAATTTAAATATATTAGAAGATGTTAAAAGACCTAAAGTTAGTGAAAATATGCCTGAAATAATAGAAATGATACAAAATTTAATTGATGAAGGATACGCATACGAAAGTATGGGAGATGTATTTTTTGAAGTATCTAAATATTCTGAATATGGAAAACTTTCAAATCAGAAAATTCAAGATTTAGAAATTGGAGCTAGAGTAGAAGAAAATACAAATAAGAAAAATCCAATTGATTTTGCTCTTTGGAAGAAAATGAAAGAGGGAGAACCTTATTGGGATTCACCTTGGTCTAAGGGTCGTCCTGGATGGCATATTGAATGTAGCGTTATGAGTAAAAAATATTTAGGTAATAATTTTGATATACATGGTGGTGGAATTGATTTATTATTCCCACATCATGAAAATGAAATAGCTCAAAGCAGATGTAGCTGTCATGGAGAAAATAAATTTGCAAATTATTGGATGCATAATGGTTTTTTAGAAATAAATGGTGAAAAGATGAGTAAATCTTTAGGTAACTATAAACTACTTAGAGATATACTAGAAAAATATGATGGTTCTATTATTAGACTATTTATGTTATCTACACATTATAGAAAACCTATTAATTTTACTTTAGAAGGGCTAGATGCTGCAAAAAGAACAATTTCTTCTATATATGATACTTTAGAAAGATATGCTAAACTTGAAAAAGATTCTAATAGTAATATTGAAGCTAGAAATGCTATAATTGAATTTGAGGAAAAGTTTAAAGATGCTATAGAAGATGATTTAAATACACCACTTGCAATAGCATCCATACATGAGTTTATTAAAAAGATTAATAAACTTATTACTATAGATAGTTTTAAAGAAATAGATTATGTTGTAGAAAAAATAAAGTATTATTTAGAAGAAGTTTTAGGAGTTAAAATGAAAACAAATGAAAATAATAAACTTGAAGAAAAATTAATAGAATTATTAAATAATATTCGTGAAGAGGCAAGAAAAAATAGAAATTTTGAATTATCAGATCTAATTCGTGATGAACTTGCTAAACTTGGAATTAAATCAATAGATGGAAAGGTGAAATAA
- a CDS encoding endonuclease MutS2, which yields MENRYEVLEFHKILNKLIDYSILEINKEKYIDLKIYKDKSELDKELLLLNDMIDFYKFDGGFSLENISNISRYLKSISILGNYLELEDLNELRKNLIVFRISKSRAKNVRDKYKSIWNIFKDSNDLKDIEDYINEVIDDNGNLKPDASLALKDIMKQKNIIYSNIKEKFDNLINNKDTQRAIQDKVITKRNERYVIAIKTDFKGLIKGIEHDRSSTGSTSFIEPLNVVSLNNKLREYEARQKEEVRKILLRLTEILKTKLDDIENIIYTLERLDFLNAKTLYAIDIKGNIPKIQNSIKLSLIDARHPLIDNEKVVPISFELDENDKIILITGPNTGGKTVTLKVAGLLSIMALSGLAIPASEKSVVGMFDNVLSDIGDEQSIEQNLSSFSSHVKSISEILNNATSKSLILLDELGSGTDPSEGSAFAMAIIDYILEKRIKAIITTHYSQVKAHAYSTEGIKSASMEFDVKTLSPTYRLIIGVPGESNALIIASKYGIGENIIEKAKSYISEDSKKVEQMLLSIKEQNEKLEKMNLEVEDLKQELANEKLEYENKINEFEKEKNEILKNAYKEAQDYVKNMQNKAKALVDKINADNVKKEDAQKLQKNMNMISQYIEDSKKENIKEKKVTKADINFEENEEVLIKTLNQNGKILRIIPEKNSLQVQAGILKLTVSVDDVVKIAKKKTNHINRFVSTKVSSAKGEIDVRGKTAEEAIEELEIYFNRAILTGYTNVYVIHGKGTMVLRKKIHEYLKKSVYVKEFTNALPSEGGLGATIVTLK from the coding sequence ATGGAAAATAGATATGAAGTTTTAGAATTTCATAAAATATTGAATAAACTTATAGATTATTCAATATTAGAAATAAATAAAGAAAAATATATAGATTTAAAAATATATAAAGATAAATCAGAACTTGATAAAGAATTACTATTATTAAATGATATGATAGATTTCTATAAGTTTGATGGTGGATTTAGTTTGGAAAATATATCTAATATATCAAGATATTTAAAATCTATTTCTATACTTGGGAATTATCTAGAATTAGAGGATCTAAATGAATTAAGAAAAAATTTAATAGTATTTAGAATTTCTAAATCAAGAGCTAAAAATGTAAGAGACAAGTATAAGAGTATATGGAATATATTTAAAGATAGTAATGATTTAAAAGATATAGAAGACTATATTAACGAAGTCATAGATGATAATGGAAATTTAAAGCCTGATGCATCTCTTGCTTTAAAAGATATAATGAAACAAAAAAATATAATATATTCTAATATTAAAGAAAAATTTGATAATTTAATTAATAATAAAGATACACAAAGAGCTATTCAAGATAAGGTAATAACAAAAAGAAATGAAAGATATGTTATAGCTATTAAAACGGATTTTAAAGGATTGATAAAAGGTATAGAACATGATAGATCTTCAACAGGATCAACATCATTTATAGAACCTTTAAATGTTGTTTCTTTAAATAATAAATTAAGAGAATATGAAGCTCGTCAAAAAGAAGAAGTAAGAAAAATATTACTTAGATTAACTGAAATTTTAAAAACAAAGTTAGATGATATTGAAAATATAATATATACATTAGAAAGATTAGATTTTCTAAATGCTAAAACTCTATATGCAATAGATATAAAAGGGAATATTCCTAAAATACAAAATAGTATAAAACTAAGTTTAATAGATGCAAGACATCCTTTAATAGATAATGAAAAGGTTGTTCCAATATCTTTTGAACTTGATGAAAATGATAAGATTATACTAATAACAGGACCAAATACTGGTGGTAAAACAGTTACTTTAAAAGTTGCAGGATTGTTATCTATTATGGCATTATCTGGACTTGCAATACCTGCAAGTGAGAAGTCTGTAGTAGGAATGTTTGATAATGTATTATCAGATATAGGGGATGAACAAAGTATAGAACAAAACTTATCATCTTTTTCATCGCATGTTAAATCTATATCAGAAATATTAAATAATGCAACATCTAAATCATTAATACTATTAGATGAATTAGGTTCCGGAACAGATCCTAGTGAAGGTTCAGCATTTGCTATGGCTATAATTGACTATATCCTAGAAAAAAGAATAAAGGCAATAATTACAACACACTATAGTCAAGTAAAAGCACATGCATATTCTACAGAAGGTATAAAATCAGCATCTATGGAATTTGATGTTAAAACATTATCTCCTACATATAGATTAATAATAGGAGTTCCAGGAGAATCAAATGCACTTATTATTGCCTCTAAATATGGTATAGGAGAAAATATTATAGAAAAGGCTAAATCATATATTAGTGAAGATAGTAAAAAAGTTGAACAGATGCTACTTTCTATAAAAGAACAAAATGAAAAATTAGAAAAAATGAATTTGGAAGTTGAAGATTTAAAGCAAGAACTTGCAAATGAAAAATTAGAATATGAAAATAAAATAAATGAATTTGAAAAAGAAAAGAATGAAATTCTAAAAAATGCATATAAAGAAGCACAGGATTATGTTAAAAATATGCAAAATAAAGCAAAGGCTTTAGTTGATAAAATTAATGCTGATAATGTTAAAAAAGAAGATGCTCAAAAACTTCAAAAGAATATGAATATGATTAGTCAGTATATAGAAGATAGTAAAAAAGAGAATATAAAAGAAAAGAAAGTTACAAAAGCTGACATTAATTTTGAAGAAAATGAAGAAGTATTAATTAAAACTTTAAATCAAAATGGTAAAATACTTAGAATAATTCCTGAAAAGAATTCTTTACAGGTACAAGCTGGAATTTTAAAATTAACAGTTAGTGTAGATGATGTAGTAAAAATAGCTAAAAAGAAAACAAATCATATTAATAGATTTGTAAGTACTAAGGTAAGTAGTGCAAAAGGTGAAATAGATGTAAGAGGTAAAACTGCTGAAGAAGCTATAGAAGAATTAGAAATTTATTTCAATAGAGCCATACTTACAGGATATACTAATGTTTATGTAATACATGGTAAAGGAACTATGGTACTTAGAAAAAAAATACATGAATATTTAAAAAAATCAGTATATGTTAAGGAATTTACCAATGCCTTACCTAGTGAAGGTGGATTAGGTGCAACTATAGTTACATTAAAATAA
- a CDS encoding MBL fold metallo-hydrolase — translation MQIKTFNNIDTTSNTYLLEINDKYYVIDPGNIEMKNLITYLEENKINISGIVLTHGHYDHIIGIPKILEYKNVNVYISNIEKEFLYNPRYSLLFYSDLNQTELEESLSKTNVVELIPGESFEGFEIIHTPGHTKGGICLYSKDENTLISGDTMFKGTYGRVDLPTGNFRDMNDSLLKLLKLGKETVVYPGHGDTTTIGNEYNMYYSSL, via the coding sequence ATGCAAATTAAAACTTTTAACAATATAGATACTACAAGTAATACTTATTTATTAGAAATTAATGATAAATATTATGTTATAGATCCAGGAAATATTGAAATGAAGAATTTAATAACATATTTAGAAGAAAATAAAATTAATATATCTGGAATAGTTCTTACACATGGACATTATGATCACATAATAGGTATACCTAAGATATTAGAGTATAAAAATGTAAATGTATATATATCAAATATAGAAAAGGAATTTTTATACAATCCTAGATATTCATTGCTATTTTATAGTGATTTAAATCAAACAGAATTAGAAGAATCTTTAAGTAAAACTAATGTTGTAGAATTAATTCCAGGAGAAAGTTTTGAAGGATTTGAAATAATACATACTCCAGGACACACAAAAGGTGGTATATGTCTTTATTCAAAAGATGAAAATACCTTGATTTCAGGGGATACTATGTTTAAAGGAACTTATGGTAGAGTTGATTTACCAACTGGTAATTTTAGAGATATGAATGATTCTTTGCTTAAATTACTTAAACTCGGTAAAGAAACTGTAGTTTATCCAGGACATGGTGATACAACTACTATAGGTAATGAATATAATATGTATTATTCTTCGCTATAA